A DNA window from Arachis duranensis cultivar V14167 chromosome 3, aradu.V14167.gnm2.J7QH, whole genome shotgun sequence contains the following coding sequences:
- the LOC107481134 gene encoding uncharacterized protein LOC107481134 has protein sequence MGATPFTERILRAKLPKGFDKPTDMKYDGTKDPQEHLTAFEARMNLEGAGDAVWCRAFPVTLAGPAIKWFNALPNGSIASFHDIARKFMAQFTTRITKAKHPISLLGVTQKQEESTRKYLDRFNDECLTVDGLTDSVASLCLTNGLMNEDFRKHLTTKPVWTMHEIHNVAKDYINDEEVSQVVAANKRQHATTQHGNSAPRHNPPPKENQRDHPRPANRPPRIGKFSNYTPLTAPITEIYHQIADRGIIPRARQLKERTGGNKTLYCDYHRGYGHKTQDCFDLKDALEQAIRDGKLPKFAKIIREPRRAERDKSPEREGRNPRTQKLPPRESPEEDPTIIVNVITGKDVSSKSKLTMKKDLKVMAVRNQAPIATADNTITFLPKDCQHGTSAEDAPFVISARIGTGLVRRILVDTGADSNILF, from the coding sequence ATGGGAGCCACACCCTTCACAGAAAGAATCTTAAGAGCGAAACTCCCCAAAGGTTTCGACAAACCCACCGACATGAAGTATGATGGAACCAAGGACCCTCAGGAACATCTAACGGCCTTCGAGGCCAGAATGAACTTAGAAGGAGCGGGCGACGCAGTCTGGTGCAGAGCCTTCCCGGTAACCCTTGCCGGACCGGCGATCAAATGGTTCAACGCCCTCCCGAACGGATCCATAGCCAGCTTCCACGACATAGCACGAAAATTCATGGCCCAATTCACGACCAGAATCACCAAAGCCAAACACCCCATCAGCTTGTTAGGGGTCACACAAAAGCAAGAAGAATCCACAAGGAAGTACCTCGACCGCTTCAACGATGAATGCCTAACGGTCGACGGACTCACGGACTCTGTTGCAAGCCTTTGCCTAACTAACGGGCTCATGAATGAAGATTTTCGCAAGCACCTCACTACTAAACCAGTATGGACCATGCACGAAATCCATAACGTCGCCAAGGACTACATCAACGACGAGGAAGTCAGCCAGGTCGTCGCTGCCAACAAACGGCAGCACGCCACCACCCAACACGGCAATTCGGCTCCCCGTCATAACCCACCACCCAAAGAAAATCAACGGGACCACCCCAGGCCGGCCAACCGGCCACCGAGAATAGGAAAATTCTCTAATTACACGCCCCTAACAGCACCAATTACGGAGATATACCACCAAATAGCAGATCGAGGCATCATCCCCAGAGCCCGACAACTCAAAGAAAGGACAGGAGGCAACAAAACCCTCTACTGTGACTACCACCGAGGTTACGGCCACAAAACACAAGATTGTTTCGACCTTAAAGACGCTCTTGAACAGGCCATACGAGACGGAAAACTCCCGAAATTTGCCAAAATCATCAGAGAACCGAGGCGCGCAGAAAGAGACAAGTCGCCGGAAAGAGAAGGGCGTAACCCGAGAACTCAAAAGCTACCCCCCAGGGAGAGCCCGGAGGAAGACCCGACCATCATAGTGAACGTCATCACAGGCAAGGACGTATCGAGCAAGTCAAAACtaacaatgaaaaaagatctCAAGGTAATGGCCGTCAGAAACCAAGCCCCAATCGCCACAGCCGACAATACGATAACATTCTTACCAAAAGACTGCCAACACGGCACCTCGGCCGAAGATGCCCCCTTCGTCATCTCAGCCAGAATCGGAACAGGACTAGTACGAAGAATACTGGTAGACACTGGCGCAGACTCCAATATCCTTTTTTGA